Proteins from a genomic interval of Salmo salar chromosome ssa14, Ssal_v3.1, whole genome shotgun sequence:
- the zbt17 gene encoding zinc finger and BTB domain-containing protein 17 isoform X1 yields the protein MVWCSVPGCANYKQAQAAGVTFHRLPARDITRSRQWLAAIKNAAYDVNTSLDKYPNVRVCSQHFQPEHFETDLKSQLMGLPGRRTLKSEAIPSIFPLTSKRKASDQPTSAQQKTSRVEYLKSIEALITPEVAPILPGRKNKGVLTRPRVQDSGTSIDITPESADVCVNRACLLQLFLICERCGCDCDARIQDELGCFSVVQTCPFCSHHRKWMSQPSFSQETCGLNEEAVGGTLSQPCEDRHPDLENICLTMEITEELCEHDARSSDEESEEDEKPKKRNKQERSDETEWKPSDEEDIVMDSDSSEDLETAGSSGLTEEANVDNSQSGIEKEERLVEWCTDCGAEPVLACTTQRHKKLYACGLCVTEVQQAVGFDRFYMQFEDPASFKEHVRREHNTKPHRLLCTDCGIFPHKKDHWCEHKIKKFRCVDCGKRCRTETGIKIHRHLHHPDHVFPCKFCLQPFKTRSDKLTHEESHQDENSPYQCSECSEKCDDLMARNSHLRTHSNLNRNICHTCYKEFSNKNHLERHMIIHKRQKPHMCQVCQQSFNQASNLKSHMRLHTGERPFKCQQCEKCFNHNVSLKNHIQRYHGHEKSITS from the exons ATGGTGTGGTGCTCAGTACCTGGATGTGCCAACTACAAGCAAGCACAGGCCGCTGGGGTAACGTTTCATCGGTTACCTGCCAGAGATATTACTCGTAGTCGACAGTGGCTGGCGGCAATAAAGAACGCAGCCTATGATGTGAATACTTCACTGGATAAATATCCAAATGTCCGGGTTTGTAGCCAGCACTTTCAGCCAGAGCATTTCGAAACGGACCTTAAATCTCAACTGATGGGGTTGCCAGGTCGTCGAACGTTGAAAAGTGAAGCTATTCCATCGATTTTCCCCTTGACTTCAAAGAGGAAGGCATCCGATCAGCCAACATCAGCGCAGCAGAAAACAAGTCGAGTTGAG TATCTGAAGAGTATTGAAGCTCTCATCACACCAGAG GTGGCTCCAATATTGCCTGGAAGGAAGAACAAAG GTGTTCTGACCCGTCCCCGTGTCCAGGATTCTGGAACCAGCATTGACATTACACCTGA GAGTGcagatgtgtgtgtgaacagagcCTGTCTGCTGCAGCTCTTCCTAATCTGCGAGAGATGTGGCTGCGACTGTGATGCCAGGATCCAGGATGAACTGGGTTGCTTCTCTGTTGTTCAGACGTGTCCGTTCTGCAGTCACCACAGGAAATGGATGAGCCAGCCCTCTTTTTCCCAGGAAACCTGTGGATTGAATGAAGAG GCGGTTGGAGGGACATTGTCCCAGCCATGTGAAGACAGACACCCAGACCTAGAGAACATTTGCTTGACTATGGAAATCACTGAGGAGTTGTGTGAACATGATGCTCGGTCCTCGGatgaggagagtgaggaggacgAAAAGCCGAAGAAGCGGAATAAGCAGGAGAGATCAGATGAGACCGAGTGGAAGCCGTCTGATGAGGAAGACATTGTAATGGACTCTGATTCTTCTGAGGATTTGGAAACGGCAGGTTCCTCTGGTCTAACAGAAGAGGCCAACGTTGATAATTCTCAGAGCGGaatagagaaagaagagagacttGTGGAGTGGTGCACTGACTGTGGAGCCGAGCCTGTACTCGCCTGCACCACACAACGCCATAAGAAGCTGTACGCCtgtggtctgtgtgtgactgAGGTCCAACAAGCTGTTGGATTTGACCGATTCTACATGCAGTTCGAGGACCCGGCCAGCTTCAAGGAACATGTACGACGTGAACACAACACAAAACCTCATAGGTTGCTCTGTACAGACTGTGGCATCTTTCCTCACAAGAAGGACCATTGGTGTGAGCACAAGATCAAGAAATTCCGCTGTGTAGACTGTGGTAAGCGCTGTAGGACTGAAACGGGTATCAAGATTCACAGGCACCTCCACCACCCTGACCATGTTTTCCCCTGTAAGTTCTGCCTGCAGCCATTCAAAACCAGGTCAGACAAACTGACACACGAGGAAAGCCATCAGGATGAGAACTCTCCCTACCAGTGCTCAGAATGCTCCGAAAAATGTGATGACCTAATGGCAAGGAACAGCCACCTACGAACCCACAGCAACCTGAATAGAAACATCTGCCACACTTGTTACAAAGAATTTTCTAACAAAAACCATCTGGAGAGGCACATGATTATTCACAAAAGGCAGAAGCCCCACATGTGCCAGGTCTGCCAACAGTCCTTCAACCAAGCGAGCAACCTTAAGTCCCACATGCGCCTCCACACAGGGGAGAGGCCCTTCAAGTGCCAGCAGTGTGAGAAGTGCTTCAATCATAATGTCAGTCTGAAGAACCACATCCAACGCTATCATGGCCATGAGAAGAGTATCACAagctga
- the LOC100286550 gene encoding THAP domain-containing protein 4, protein MPVWCSVPYCANYKQAQKQGVIFHSLPTGDIPRCRKWLAAIKNNIYNVNTPVAKYQNIRVCSQHFRPEDYLRDYQSELMGKPNRRQLKRDAIPSVFSFTTKRKTSDQPTPAQKKRSRLEVT, encoded by the coding sequence ATGCCCGTGTGGTGTTCTGTACCATACTGTGCTAATTACAAACAAGCGCAAAAACAAGGAGTGATCTTTCACAGTTTACCTACCGGAGATATACCCCGATGCCGTAAATGGCTCGCGGCTATCAAGAATAATATTTACAATGTCAATACACCAGTGGCCAAGTATCAAAACATCCGCGTCTGTAGTCAACATTTTCGGCCAGAAGATTATTTGAGGGATTATCAATCTGAATTGATGGGGAAGCCAAATCGACGTCAGCTAAAAAGGGACGCGATACCATCGGTGTTTTCCTTCACAACAAAACGGAAGACATCAGATCAACCAACACCAGCACAGAAGAAAAGATCTCGATTAGAGGTAACCTAG
- the zbt17 gene encoding Zinc finger and BTB domain-containing protein 17 — MFTGVLTRPRVQDSGTSIDITPESADVCVNRACLLQLFLICERCGCDCDARIQDELGCFSVVQTCPFCSHHRKWMSQPSFSQETCGLNEEAVGGTLSQPCEDRHPDLENICLTMEITEELCEHDARSSDEESEEDEKPKKRNKQERSDETEWKPSDEEDIVMDSDSSEDLETAGSSGLTEEANVDNSQSGIEKEERLVEWCTDCGAEPVLACTTQRHKKLYACGLCVTEVQQAVGFDRFYMQFEDPASFKEHVRREHNTKPHRLLCTDCGIFPHKKDHWCEHKIKKFRCVDCGKRCRTETGIKIHRHLHHPDHVFPCKFCLQPFKTRSDKLTHEESHQDENSPYQCSECSEKCDDLMARNSHLRTHSNLNRNICHTCYKEFSNKNHLERHMIIHKRQKPHMCQVCQQSFNQASNLKSHMRLHTGERPFKCQQCEKCFNHNVSLKNHIQRYHGHEKSITS; from the exons ATGTTCACAGGTGTTCTGACCCGTCCCCGTGTCCAGGATTCTGGAACCAGCATTGACATTACACCTGA GAGTGcagatgtgtgtgtgaacagagcCTGTCTGCTGCAGCTCTTCCTAATCTGCGAGAGATGTGGCTGCGACTGTGATGCCAGGATCCAGGATGAACTGGGTTGCTTCTCTGTTGTTCAGACGTGTCCGTTCTGCAGTCACCACAGGAAATGGATGAGCCAGCCCTCTTTTTCCCAGGAAACCTGTGGATTGAATGAAGAG GCGGTTGGAGGGACATTGTCCCAGCCATGTGAAGACAGACACCCAGACCTAGAGAACATTTGCTTGACTATGGAAATCACTGAGGAGTTGTGTGAACATGATGCTCGGTCCTCGGatgaggagagtgaggaggacgAAAAGCCGAAGAAGCGGAATAAGCAGGAGAGATCAGATGAGACCGAGTGGAAGCCGTCTGATGAGGAAGACATTGTAATGGACTCTGATTCTTCTGAGGATTTGGAAACGGCAGGTTCCTCTGGTCTAACAGAAGAGGCCAACGTTGATAATTCTCAGAGCGGaatagagaaagaagagagacttGTGGAGTGGTGCACTGACTGTGGAGCCGAGCCTGTACTCGCCTGCACCACACAACGCCATAAGAAGCTGTACGCCtgtggtctgtgtgtgactgAGGTCCAACAAGCTGTTGGATTTGACCGATTCTACATGCAGTTCGAGGACCCGGCCAGCTTCAAGGAACATGTACGACGTGAACACAACACAAAACCTCATAGGTTGCTCTGTACAGACTGTGGCATCTTTCCTCACAAGAAGGACCATTGGTGTGAGCACAAGATCAAGAAATTCCGCTGTGTAGACTGTGGTAAGCGCTGTAGGACTGAAACGGGTATCAAGATTCACAGGCACCTCCACCACCCTGACCATGTTTTCCCCTGTAAGTTCTGCCTGCAGCCATTCAAAACCAGGTCAGACAAACTGACACACGAGGAAAGCCATCAGGATGAGAACTCTCCCTACCAGTGCTCAGAATGCTCCGAAAAATGTGATGACCTAATGGCAAGGAACAGCCACCTACGAACCCACAGCAACCTGAATAGAAACATCTGCCACACTTGTTACAAAGAATTTTCTAACAAAAACCATCTGGAGAGGCACATGATTATTCACAAAAGGCAGAAGCCCCACATGTGCCAGGTCTGCCAACAGTCCTTCAACCAAGCGAGCAACCTTAAGTCCCACATGCGCCTCCACACAGGGGAGAGGCCCTTCAAGTGCCAGCAGTGTGAGAAGTGCTTCAATCATAATGTCAGTCTGAAGAACCACATCCAACGCTATCATGGCCATGAGAAGAGTATCACAagctga